Below is a genomic region from Henckelia pumila isolate YLH828 chromosome 3, ASM3356847v2, whole genome shotgun sequence.
AGAGTAGTACGAGATGGTGATCATTTATTTTTTCTGCCAAGCCAAGATGCAGGCAAAGAATGATGTGCAATAACTTGAACTAACAATTATAACACGTGGGAAACCAGAAATTACAAAAGAAATCTGTAGTTATACCAAAACATAGTTTGAATCGATAATTGTATTCTGTAAAGGAAATCATTATAAGAGGAAACTGGTGTTACTCATTACATGGTTGCCTAACCTCAATCTAATTATGTCGCTCAGCAGTCACCGTAACTACAAATTGTAGATATTTGCAAGTCAATCATCTCTGGCATCAATATGTAGACTTTGCTCAGTTAATTTTTAGTACAAATAAATACAAAAACCCGATGATGAAGGGCGGAAGAGAGCAAAAGTTCAGCCACCTTTGCACTTCTCAACCCATTCTTCAGAGTCTCAGGTGTTGTATCTAAAACAATAGAGGGTTGCCGCCTGATATTGTCACAGAGCTTAAAATTGTAAACTTAGCACAAGAATCAGATCACTTCGTGCTTGCAGTTCGTTGAATAGGAATAGGATGAGCTTCTGTGTTAAATACATACTCATCCAACGGAATAATATTACTGTCTCCAAACAgtaaatacaaatattttagagTTTCACCCAGGAAAAAAGTCTCCATCTTGTCTCTTTTGCGTGGTGGAAGCACAGTAACATCATCTAGCGAACTGTAACCACCGGAATCAACTTTCGTATACTTCTCAAATGCTTGAAAAATTTTCCAGCCCCACTCACGATATCTGAATAAGCATTGGCAACAGTCAGACTAGTTTCTGAAGAGGCAAAAAAAGCATGCAGTAAAATAGCTTTGAATCCACTCGGCCACtcccaaaatggttcaaatgaTCTCTAAATGAAACGGATAAATTTTACAAGATGCTATCTTATGAGCATGGATAAACGAAACCAATTTTAAAAATCACACTGAAATTTTGAGCTCAAGAAaggaataaatatttttgaaagttaTATACATCATATGTTTCTTTATTCAGAGGAAAAAGTAGCTCCTCAAAACAAAGCTGGCGAGAAAGCATGGTTTATTCATTCAAAAAAGTTTCGAAAGTAACCTATAAATACTCTGATCGgaaggaaaagaagaaaaacacaTTCATGTTAAACCATAAaaatttttgggaaaaaaaagcGCTTTAATCTTTATCTTAGACATAATTGAACATACTTTGGATCTTCTGTGATGCGAAACAAGATAAACAATGATTCAACAGTTTCAGGACGCAGAAGATTGTGACGATCGGCAGGTTTTATAATTATGTCATTCACATATTTAGAATTTTTGTTTCCACCACCAGGACCACCTTCTCCTTCTCCCTGTATGAAGCAAAAGTAAACCATTATAGCAACAGAATATTAGTGCGGCCACAAATTGATCAATAAGTAAGATAATGATCCTAGGGGTATGACTGCAGGAGGAGAGAAAGACTAGACTTGGTAACCCGTATATCCATAAAGCAACAACTACTCCAATCCGCTGGCAGACACGTCaaagataaaaagaaaatatacaAACAAATTACGAATAAGCAAGCTGACCTCCATATTGAAGTATGCGATTTCTGGAGCCAGTCCACTAGAAGTTACTGAATACATCTCAACACATGTCTTAACCAAATCTTCAGCAAGCTTCAAATTTTCAAGATCCTCAAAGCTGAGCAAGTTTTCTCTCATAGCTTTTTCTTTTGCAATGCCTTTTGTGGCACCAAGAGCAAGAGTACCAGGAAGAAAACATACCTTCACATAAAATTGCATAGAACAGGTAGTAAGAAAATACTGAGCTCAAAATATGTGTGCTATGTTGTTAGATGATTAACATGTTGGAATACATGATCAAGTTACTTTGACGACTTGCATTGATATTTGAGGAAAATGAGAAAGATATTGTCCACAAAGACGTAAAATGTTTCTCGGACACATCCCAACATGTAAAAGACATATAATGGCTGTCTTGTAAAACAATTTATTGCATTCAATTTTGTTAAAATGCAAACTATATCAAAATAACATACCAGATGATCCATTTTTGGACTGAACGCGCTGTGCAGCCCATAGGGCAGTTCTCCAACAAAAACCAACCCATTGGGAGTAGATTTCCTAACTAAAAGTTCCTTGATGCCTTTCACTGATTCTTTATACATATCATGCAAATAAGTCAAATTACTCCCTTGATTCTGAAGCCAGATTTTGATGAGGTACTCATAGTAGCTGTCCCCACGAGATCCGAGTCTAATGTTTTCCCCGTTAAACTCACCAGAACGAGGACTGTAAAATGATGAATAGACAGTAAAAACATGACTTGTAGTGAGTCCTAACATCATCTGTTGAATGCTCGGCAGTTAATGCATAGATTTCCAGTGAAGGATAGAAGGGTGATATAAAGAAAGATTTGGCTTCATGAAATCCTAATACCATGCAACTAGTGGTCTCTCTATGTTTTCCTTCTAATTCTACACAAAGTAAACAAAAGTAGAACTTAATCAGTTTGAGAAATACAATCAGCATTCACAGGTGCAAACTCCACGGCTTCATATAGTGCATGATAGTACAGTTCTTTATTAGTTGGAGTAAATAGTTAAAAAGCCACACCAATGTTGCAGTGGACTACAAGAAATCTGCAATTTACCACAGCATTTAgtctttaaaatttattttgtcaATCATCCGATGCGTGTACACAAGTTAGAGTACCATATGGGAGAAGAAGAAATTATACAGTTTTCTGAGGgcaagctaacacataatttaAACCAGATTACAGATTACGAAACATTTTTAAAAGAACAGGAACTCCAAGATATAAGTCCAAATCCATGAATGCAACAAAGAAGCAAAAACAATTTATCCTCACTCTATGTAAATAGGAACGAGTCCCTTGAACTTTGGGAGAGTTTTCATGTGTTCCAAAACCTTCATAGACTCCAGGGTGTAGTTCGGATCACCAGTCAAAGAACTGAGATAATTGAACTCAAGCTGTAAAGTAGAAACTTCAGCTGTGCTACTTAAGCCATCAGGAGCAGGATGTGATGAGTGATCACGTAGAACAACGTCGCTGTAGGGGATAGCCGAGGGGCTTGACGTAAAAGCAACCAGCAGATGATCAGCCAAGTTCTTAGCATTTTCAAGATATACCTTTGGCTCAGGTCCTTTTGCTGAAGCATTAGCACCATGTTCGCCTCCACTTAAATGGTAAGCACTTAAAAGACCACCTAGAACACGAATAGtagtttcaaataaatttacttGGCCTCTTCCATTAATCCTCTCTGGAAGATTCTTTTCAATCCAAAAGCCAGCTTCGTGCACAACTTTGTCAATTCCCATTATCATTGCAGTGTCAAGGGCATCTACAATTGTGGCTCCTAAACCCCCCAAGCCATCAACTCCTCTACGGCTCACTGGCATAAGTTCATCATAACCCATTGCATATGTTCTATACCCAGACCATGCATGAATAAATGCCTCCTTGACCTTTTGTTGGCAAGCCTTCCAATCATGGCCAGATTCTATCTTGTGAGAAATATGGATAGATTTATTCCTAGCAATGATTTCATCAGGAGATAATCGAGGAGGAAGCCTTGGTGGTTTCCTCCAAAATTTTCTAAATCTACCATTTCTATCGGTGAAGAAACTATTTCCTTCCTCGGTGCCAATATTCTTAGCTATACCACCCAATGAAGAAGGGGTGGTGCTAGTATGTGTCAGAATAAGGTATGCTAAACCACCTATCATTAATAGCACAAGAAACCTTCCTGTACTGCATTTTGTACATTCATTTTTCACATTACTAGTTAAAAGGCTTTGAGTGATCCCCTGTGGAAGAAAACAACTAGATAAAGTTAAGTCAACATATACTAGCAAAAACGCGTTGTAACTTCAAAAGGAACTCATTAAACATTTAATGAGTGAACAAGTGTTTAAAAAACAACATGTATTGGATTGAACTAGCATCATTCCACTAAATGAAATGAAAAACGGTATATGCATGTGGCGCTTGACACCATGCAGCTGCTATCTGCAATTTAAAATGCATGTCcatctgaattttataatatttctaATCCATCTTGTTGAATTCAGATGTATTGATGGTTGGCACACCAGAAACGGCACAAGTTAGTTAACCAGTATTTCATTAACTCAATTTATCTAATTTAACAAGCCTCTCCCCGTTACTCTCATTCATTCTTGGTAAGCAATTATGCATGCTGGATCATAACTGGAAGCTTCGTAATTAAGTAAGAACCGCGCCTTTACGAAAAATCAGCCATAGAAAAACCACAAACCAAACATTACCATAATTAAGGCACACTTCTCAGAACCACATCTATGCAATCACTCATCTATCGAAAACAAGAAAGACTGTATCACCTCTGTTACGTACAAACACTAAAAGCAATGTTATAAATTAGCAAAAAAGTTAAAGAAaggtttttgaaataaaatttacaCCAGAACTTCAGGAACCACGGGTAAAGTAAATTAATTTTCACAGTTTGCACAACAGTTGAATATCCATTCCAACCCAGCGAGTTTCAGTTTAATCAACACATATTCAACCCATTACACAAAACGAATCAAGAATCCGCGTCAAACGCCACCTCATTAAATTACATGATCACCAATCCAAACTCACTGAGATCTTGACAAAACAAATAGAACCCCAAAAGATAAAGATAAAAACTAAATCAATCAATTTTCTCGAAAGAAATACTGATCCGTGAGAGCTGAAAAATGCAAACACGAACCTTGAGAAGAGATCGGCGGCGAAACTTGCCGTTGTCGTACTGTACATCTTTCATTGAATAAGGCAACGATTTCGACATGGTTTGAGCCGATTCTCAGATTACTGAGATAAATAAATGTAGAGAAATAGAATCTGGAGGAGAGAAAATCTAGTTATGGATTCCGAGAATCCAGAGATCCGCGAATTCTTGAAATCTGATGAGATTGTTGCCAAGAAGTGATTTCCCTGTGTGGGAAGCTCAGCACTGCAACGCCGTAAATTCAACGGAttgaatttttagtatttagGTGTTTGAACGTAGGAGTATTATCAGTTTGATTATTATGCTAAATTATATCTAAATGTCTAGATCAAATCTTTTCATGTGTAATAGTCATTTGTTAGCTGCatgtgaaaatattattttataagtaGGAGACAACTTGTTCTGTTTAGGATAGATGATGCTACTAACATGGATATATGATGATGAGAAGAATTTAGGAGGAcaatgaagaaggaagaatCAGAATGTGGatgatatttttgaattttttgatgtAACTTTCTTCATCAAATAGAGGATTCTTATACATCCTACAAGCATAGAAATTAAAGTAAAGTAGCATTCAGTACCTAAATCCAAACAAATATACATGTTCAGTCCCCCGTCAGAAAAATGTTTGTTTAAACTCTCTGGGCCCACATTTTTTTCTCGGATGAAAatcagtacaaaacattgaaaataaggtacgaatacatgatattccagtacaaaacattgaaaatctgatataaatatatgatttttgagtactcaaatatatagataaatattgACATTAATGACAAATTGTATGTTTTGATGAAAATGGATACAAAATATCAGAAATAGAGCACTAATATATGTTTTTTGAGTAcgaaatgtgttagatctggtacaaatatatgatttttgaatactaaaaatattaatattaatgacatatttttcttattaataaaaatgttcatgttaattttatactcaaaatcttagTTTTTATAccagattttcaatgttttgtactgaaatatcatatattcgtaccttattttcaatgttttgtactcattttcatccgaaaaaaaatatgggcccagggagtttaaacaaatatttttatgacaGGGGACTGAACATGCATATGTGTTTGGGTTTAGGTACTGAATGCGAATTTATCCTAGAAATTACCTGACAATGCTATCGACTCTTTTCTAAACTTCTCACTATGTAAACGATTGTATGAGTGTTGAAACTAATACAAGGCAAAGTCTCCAACTTCCATTGACCGAGTATTCTggttaaatatttaatatttactaGCGAAAGAGGCACACACAATGTGTGTAAAATAATACCAAcattatgaaataaataaacatatatagatTACACGaatgattttaaatttgaagttttcTGTTTCTctgattttaaaattataaattgcaCATGGAATATGGAGAAAAGGAACGAAGGGAAGTTACACGAAGGTAAAACCTGATTGTGtgcatggtttttttttttaccattttGGCCATGAACAATAAGAAGGTGGGTTACATATGTAATTTGATGATGGTGTCATTCAGGCGAACCGAATCAGTTTCTATATGAGTcagattttttataaaaaagtaAAGATATTTGGCACATTAACATGTATCATATACAATCTCTCAAGCATGAGTATAATCTATTTACTTCTAAAAAATGTTAAAAAATCGATTATCAGCACGATTATCGCATTAACTTTGGGAGAAGCCATCTACAGCTGTGATGATTTATTGTGACAGCAAAGCTACTTTGTAAAAGGTAGCAAACAAGACTTACAATGGTATGCAACGACATCTCAGTCTTAGACATCAATCTATACGAGGGTTACTCAAACAAAGAGTAATTACAGTTGACTATATAAAATCGAAAAACAACTTAGCAGATCCTTTGACAAAAAAACTCACTAGAGATTTGATTGCAAAAACATCAAAAGAAATGGGGTTAAGATCAATGTGATTTAAGTTATCTTTTAACAGGAACCCAACTTATTCTTTGAAATACAAACAAAGTTCAAATGGTACTAACAAGTTAAAGAATAACTTAGAAGAGACATTAGAGTATTAATTTAAACCCCTTTCTAAAAATCTCTAATGTGAGAGTTCTGCATGTAAGAGGCTGGAATTTGTTCCTTAATAAAGTCAACTATGAGAGTTAGTGACTCGTAGAATCACTTTGAGGGAATTCATCTATATGAGTGTGAGAGTCAGGCCGCTTTCTATGAGATCTTAGACCATCTCTAGAGCACTCACGAAATCGGGATATTACGCATGACCAATAATGCGTTGGAACAAAATAAGACATTTTTTGAATGAACAAAAATATGTGTGACAACTCCGGTTGGTTTCTATAAGGGTCCTTGGTTCAAGATTTGTTCACCGTAGTACCTTAACTAAACCTTGAATTGTTTACACTAAGTGGAAGTTCAAAGTCAAAAACTACTTTTATTTATATACTATTTATCttttatgatgcattattttgaacTACGATGGATTGATCTTGAAAGGGTGCGTAGGCAATCACTTCGGTGATGCAGCCAATTCAatgtttaattatatttatttaattttattttaatatctaaaattttgaaaatgggGGGAGTATTCTGGTTAAATATTTAATACTTATATTTGGCACATTAACACGTATCATATGACAATCTCTCAAGCATGAGTATAATCtatttacttttaaaaaatgttCAAAAACCGATTATCAACACGATTATCGCATTAACATTGGGAGAAGTCAACTCCAGCTGTGATGATTTATTGTGACAGCAAAGCTACTTTGTAAAAGATAGCAAACAAGACTTACTATGATATGCAGCGACATCTTAGTTTTAGACATCAATCTATACGAGGGTTACTCAAACAAAGAGTAATTACAGTTGACTATATAGAATCGAAAAACAACTTAGCAGATCCTTTGACAAAAAGACTCACTAGAAATTTGATGGCAAAAACATCAAAAGGAATGTGGTTAAGATCAAtgtgatttaagttttcttttaacTTATGCTTTGAAATACAAACAAAGTTCAAAGGGTACTAACAAGTTAAAGAATAACTTAGAAGAGACATtagattattaatttaaatcccTTTCTAAAAATTTCTAATGTGAGAGTTATGCATGCAAGAGGCTGGAATTTGTTCTGCATGTAAGACATCTAAGCTCTTGCTTCTTCCCACCCctttttttttcctatttttttaatctttgcTTACGCGATTTTTTGATCATGTGTTGTTCATGTTGTGGCTAAGGAATCAATTTTTGAACAAAATTAGGCCCAATGtacaaaatgattttttatttataaataatattttccaGATCAATACAATAAATCCATCATAATGTAATTTTTAGATGCACACAacaaggttgagcaagaaataACAAGAAATCTCAACTCAATATTGAGTttcatgttataaaaaaaatcgtGTTAGCATAGGTAGATCatgtaatttttataaaatgttaaTGGTTAGGACGTCAATTTAATTTTCATGGTGTGAAATTCACATTTCAATATTTCTCAACGATTTAGATGGAAAAAAAACCTCCGACTTTTTATTAGCTTAACTAGATATGAATAATATgatttggtaaaaaaaaaaaaactgtagAATAATTATTATACATAATGAGAAACATTTATAACATTAACGTATTTAAGCATAGTTTGATTCGAAGTAGAGACGACAATTTCTGTTGAATTCGATGGAGAATTCGATACCCGATCCGAACGAAGTAGAATATGGAGTTATATTTTAtaccaaattaaataaataagtaattGGGTATGAGGATTTTGGATATGGGGatggaggaggatgtagtaaCATTTTACTCATCCTCGACCCGAATACTGATTAAATACACACacgtatatataaatatatgtatgtatatatttatttatgtatttattatattaaataaatattgattttatttattttttttaaattatggtAGTTGgatggaaaataaaaaattattagcaTAAAGGTAATGATATTTTGTAGAATAATGGTTTtgagataaattatatataataatttttgtttcttatgttatgtttattttgttaatttttttttccttattgTTCTTATAAAAATTTGGTGAATAAACATAgtttgatcaaaataatcaaatttgaaaaatgcAATTGCATTGGTAATAGGATATTTGGGTAGGGtatagggatgacaatgggtcGGGTCTACCCGACCTCGCATTGAACCCGACCCGGCCAAGCAGGTCTACATGAAGGTCCGGGCAGGTCCCGGGTTTGGCTGAACCCGCCCCGGGCCCGTCccgcaaaaaaaaaatattaatataaatataaaatatatatgtatatatattaataatatataattatattttttatattaaataatcaatattttatccataatttgagtttataatatttttgagttgaaatgattttaatatattatgatatttttaatatgaaaatatattattataatttttttagttattaattattaattaaataaaaaaatgatacaT
It encodes:
- the LOC140893568 gene encoding mannosyl-oligosaccharide 1,2-alpha-mannosidase MNS3 is translated as MSKSLPYSMKDVQYDNGKFRRRSLLKGITQSLLTSNVKNECTKCSTGRFLVLLMIGGLAYLILTHTSTTPSSLGGIAKNIGTEEGNSFFTDRNGRFRKFWRKPPRLPPRLSPDEIIARNKSIHISHKIESGHDWKACQQKVKEAFIHAWSGYRTYAMGYDELMPVSRRGVDGLGGLGATIVDALDTAMIMGIDKVVHEAGFWIEKNLPERINGRGQVNLFETTIRVLGGLLSAYHLSGGEHGANASAKGPEPKVYLENAKNLADHLLVAFTSSPSAIPYSDVVLRDHSSHPAPDGLSSTAEVSTLQLEFNYLSSLTGDPNYTLESMKVLEHMKTLPKFKGLVPIYIDPRSGEFNGENIRLGSRGDSYYEYLIKIWLQNQGSNLTYLHDMYKESVKGIKELLVRKSTPNGLVFVGELPYGLHSAFSPKMDHLVCFLPGTLALGATKGIAKEKAMRENLLSFEDLENLKLAEDLVKTCVEMYSVTSSGLAPEIAYFNMEGEGEGGPGGGNKNSKYVNDIIIKPADRHNLLRPETVESLFILFRITEDPKYREWGWKIFQAFEKYTKVDSGGYSSLDDVTVLPPRKRDKMETFFLGETLKYLYLLFGDSNIIPLDEYVFNTEAHPIPIQRTASTK